The genomic window TACGCTTAGAACTTCTTTCTGCATTGGCGAACGTCGCGCGTCAAATAAATTATCCTGGTCGGACCTACACCAAGGTTTCTTCAGTTCTTTTGCGTAGAACTTGTTTTTGCCGTTGACCGATCCCACAAcgagatttatcaaaataaaggACATAAGTGAATAAATGGGTTTCAACGATTAttaaatatggaattaaagttatttttgcactatttaatacaaaacaaatgtgtAGAACAGAAtaagtgaagtgttagtggatataaaagttaacacgcactttacataaatattcggatttttgaactttaaatacaaatatcttaaaaaccgTAAGCccataatatcttaaaaatcatattaacccagaaatcgggggatgctattctaaatttcAGCCAAAGAAtgtattattgatattttttgtcaaaaaatattaaaacatataatttttgaaaaagttcacTTGCCGCTCACGGATTTGTAATATTCGCGTCAAAATAACACGATTAAAAAAACCTGAATTGACCGTTCCAAAATATAATCTTTTACCGTCGAGACGTTTACCTCTATGACGTCGGACTGTACACATTTCATCAGAActacataattaaattaaatttagattCATTGCTAAAAAAACTGTCGCAATGTGTAGTGGCAAAATTTAATCTAGAAAACAAATATCGCAAACTTTTGTTAAAACCTTAGTCACTGTATGACTATTTATCCTGTTGCCCCtttttacatgttttttttttgtaagcttTGGTTTTTTCGCTGGTCTATAATAccttaattcatttttaatagcTCGCCctatagtccagtcatttaagattaaattaggtaagaatctcggaattcgatatacccatttatatgtctgtaaatacttgtatattgacaccctaaagttctctcaaaacctacatatggtaggtaTACCCTACCGTCATTTACGTTGCGTTATTATAAggtaggtcgtatcagctgattcgGGCTGCGGTTTTACGTTGTTCGCTGGTTCTACTATtcatttacattgcgctctcataaaATAGCACGCATCAGTTGATTCGGTCTACGTTTTTCGAACGCACTGTACATGCTGCGGTGAGGCAACAAAATTATGAGCGAGAAAAGGAAACAAAATACGACAATGCAATGAGTTCTTAAGGATTTGAAGAAGGATATAgagtataattatatacatacatatgtatgtatattacccTGACTTAAATAAACTCACAATGAAGTTGGGAAGATCGATACCAAGATAAATTGAAGGTACTTCATCTAGTTACTGGTAGCATTTCATACCGCCAATATGTCTAATCAGGACGCTTAGACTTATGCTTCAGTTAGTGACCGATGTTTCAATGTAAATTAAAACTCCCCACCGCTACTACCGTCCGTAACGTggatatttgaaatattcttaaACTTGGCAACATTGCTCAAATGTGATCAAGACAGAACAACTACAACTTTGTCAATACGGAAGGGCCGCACCTCGATAACTAACGGAAGCATTATGGTCAGATTTAGctgtcaaatttttttgaaaaaatactgatATTCTGAAATAGTTGAGGTCTTTTATGAAATAGTGAGTAAAATGGTcttgcatacttacatatatgtaattagcAACGTGTGTTAAATTCTTAAGATTTCTTAGAAGTTAGTTGTGTTCAGCTAACTaaatcattatatttttattgaaatatcttactattaagaaattaaataattttacgaaTAAAATTGAGTAAGCACAAGTCTTGTGATAATGAAACTAGCACTGTTACCGTCAAGTTGTACAAGGATGGGAAATCTTACGGAGGCATTGCAAAGACCCTAAATTTCTTTAAGTGGTCGGCTTTAAATTAATGCAGGCAGATATTTCAACAAGaataaaatgacaaaacaaGTTTCAAGAAAGAAAAGAGGTTGGAAATCTACTCTTTGGGAAGGCGAGTTAATTATCCGCGAGTCGAAAAAGGAACCCCACAAGAAGGCAAATCAAATTCGAGTTGCCGTTTTTGGAGAAAACCCAAATGAACTACCTGTGGATACCGCAAAAAGACGATTCCGCGAGGCAGGACTCTTTTTTTTAAGGAAGAGGCCATTACTCTGAAGGCAATCGAAGAAGCCGCTTAGAGTTTGCAAAGAGATACCGCCACTGGACAGCAAAAGAGTGGAAAAGAGTATTATTTTTCGATGAAAGCAAGATAAATAGTATTTCTTCAGTTGGAAAAACTTGTGTCCGCAGGCCTCGATGCAAGGAGTTGGACCCCAAATACACTAGGCTAGCTGTAAAACATGATGGCGGCTGTATAATGACTTGGGGGGCCATTTCGTGGTGAGGTGTTGagcttatttgtaaaataaatgagtTCATGGACCAGTTCAAATATGTTTCACTTATGGACAACGTAATGTTATCATATCCTGATGACAATATGTCCGGGACATGAATTTACCAGCAAGATAACGACTTGAAACATACTGCGCGAGCAATGGTTTCAGGAAAACATGGTGCCTCTATTAGACTGACATTCATGCACCCCGGACTTAATTCTAATCTAAAATCTTTAAATCTATCAAAATCTTTAgacacatttgaaaaaaaagagttCGTTCCCATAAAGGTGGAAATTTCCAGGAATTATACGAAAAGATTAAACCATAATGTAATTCCAAAGGACGTCTTGCCAAAGTTTAGTGGAGTCAATGGCTCTTAGATTTCAAGCCGTGATTGACAGTTTGCAAccaaatattaactttaaacccgaaataaaataatgtttccaaaaaaaaagaaagcgtTGTTAATTAGTTGCACGACCTAGTTTTGACTTTGAAGTCATaagttttataacaaaaaaaaggctaatttacaataactaaatatgcacAATTTATCTTTAAGACATAtagttacaattttttttcggaaatgcAAATATCAACCGATTTGGATTTTTCCTTCTAGCATTGTTAATTAGTTGCACGCATCTGTaccatagataacttgatctgaatctcttttcttgctctctcgcttgtcagCTGGCAGGGCACCCTGATCTGTTTTcagagctggcaacaaaacacaatcagggtgccgtcaaccagcagttagtgaaaaagccGGGATGCCAGAAGAGCAGCGCTATACAGTAGACTCGCGGTAACGTGAACTATTAAAAACCGAGCGTGTTTACGTTTGCGAGGTTGTTCACGTTTTCGAaggtataatttttaaaatttttcaaataaattaaacatgtGTTTTAActcaaattcatttatttttattttatttcagattgAAAAAacatgtaatttatatgtttaggttttgttaagaaaaaaatacccattgaaattattggaaaaaatgggttattttttttggattttcgttttttgcaaATTGCTGAGCACGGCTTTTTCGCGGAGACGTTTAAGTACGCTGTTATCTGTTGGGCTTATATTTTCATCTTCCGCCCATTCCAAggctttattaaaaatgttgattGCTTCACTAGGCTCTATTCTTGTATGTGGTCTTTCCAGATTACTATCCTCGCTTTCACTTTCATCACTAGTTAAAACCTCGTTCGTTTCGGTTGAGTTAGGAAAATCTTCAGTCCATTCATGGATATCAGCAATTGAAAAATTAACCTGCAAATACACAATTTAAATCAAATGAGTTATTGGATGGAAGAAAAGGTTCAAACCTCTGGATTAATTGAATGAAGCAGTTCTATTGCGCGTTCTTGTTGGCAGTTAATTGGTAAACAAATCCTTTCTCTCAAAGTAGCTAATGGAATATCCTCATCACAGTCTTTTTCATCTTCTATAGAGCTTAAAATGTTCGTCCAGCATTTTGCTATTGTTTCCTTTTCAAGACGCTGCCAAGCTAAATCTAAATAGCCAATAGCTTAACGTCAATTTCTTTAGGGCTTCAATAATATCAGTTCCTGTGGCTACAATTGATGCCAAAAGACTGTTTCTGTAGAAAAGCTTTGTAAGTCGTATGGCATTTTGATCCATTGGCTGTATGAGTGGAGTGACATTAGGTGGCATAAACATTGCAGTTATTAACTCGTCATCTGATCTCAATTCATTTTCGGGAGGATGAGATGGAGCATTGTCTATCAACAGCAGAGCTTTATTGGGCAATCCTtgatcttttaaaaatttcctgaCCTACAATAGTAAGAAATACACATGTAAAAGTCTGAAAACactaaaactgattttttaacCTGTGGTACAAACGAATGGTGAAACCAATGTTTAAAAATGGCAGCCGTCATCCATGACGACTTGGAGCAATTGTAGTCAACAGgagaatcaaaatttttaaaagagcgAGGATTTTTTGCCTTTCCAATAACAAGAAGTTTAACTTTATGCACCCCTGTTGCGTTTGTACAAGCCAGAAAAGTGACACGCtgtcttttcgtttttcttccagaagcatttttttcttgtgAGGATACGTATGTTCTGTCAGGTAGCAGCTTCCAAAATAGTCCCGATTCGTTTGCATTATATATTTGATCGTGCGACAGACCTAGCTCTTTAATTTTGGCTTGCAGCTTGTTTTTGAAAGAGTCCAAAAGTTCAGGTCTAGAAGATAACTTTTCtccacttattttaataaaacgcaCACCATAACGCTTCTTAAAGCGTTGCAAACATCCATCACTCGCATTAAAATCGCTttgagtttctttaatttttgaatgaaaaaatttagctttttctTTAACTATCAATCCATTGACAGGGTAATTTTTTTGTCGCTATTTAAGGAACCAACGGTAAAGCGCTTTTTCATTTTAGGAAGTTCAGAACACTTCAAAGTCTTCCGCTTTCCAGGCCAAGAAAATGTACTGTTAACACATTTTAAAATGTTCTCTTTTTTTGTTGATAGCGCAAATTGTTGATTTTGCAACACTGTACTGGTTTGCTAAGCTGGTTACGCTTGATCctccttttaatttttctattacatCAACTTTTTCCTTTAAAGACAAGTATTTTGGTCGTTTTTGCGACATTTATCACGGATAACTTTAGATTAGATCATGCAAAGTCAGCAACGCGCACCAATTTTAATGCCAATCCACATCGATCCATCCCAGTATACTCATAAGCAATAATTTACGGGTATTCCCCGTTTTATAAAAACGATTCCCATAATTAACATACATAATTCCCATAATtaacatacataatatgtaatatgtaatattatgtatgtatgcatgtagaaaagaaaataacgttttaaatgcattttaaatttgttcacGTTATAGGGCTTTCTCATCGTGTTCACGCTACCGAGTAGtcagtgtaaaaaaaattatgttcatGTTAGCCGGTGTTCACACAAGGCGATGTTTTTGTTACCGCGAGTCTACTGTAATTACTTAAcaaaattagtgtgaaatgaaatttcattgaactttgcgaacatattttggcaaaataaatgtttacgcaaattaattaatgattttgcattttagcatttatgtatgtacgcattttcaaagtgttttatttagtgttttgtataatttattaattacccaagctaatatttttcagcagtggcatcattggcaaatgttataaaaaatgcgagttttgacagctctctctcgaaccaaagagtctcgtatcaagttatctatgtcTGTACATTGCGCTCTCATTAGATATCTTCGATATcggtcgtatcagctgattcgGGCTGCGGTTTTGCGCTGTGTCTGCTATTAGTTTGAGGGCAGTGTGACGAACACGAATGCCAGAACAAAACAGAAAAGACGATAAAGAGTTAGAATCAACCAGACAGTGGAAGTCGTAGTTGCCAGAGTGGTATAGCAGAAACATCCAAAAACGCTATTCCCTTCCTTCCTTTGCCTTccttagcgagcaaaatgtgttaaaagttGAGCCTGTGGTAAAAatgcagaaatcagccatctttgtttgttttcatttgaacaatgttgccattgctcaatacgcatatgtatatagttttgtacacatctatattttcaattacaattttttataatataaaatatcaaaactgaaaacaaactattaaaaaatagtttatatatttataaataatagcattcgactctgattttgagttattttaagaaaatttcaaacatattgaagacaacttttataattactacagtatatcgagattggtaaccctgcgttgtgagagagcaatcagctggcacgtttctacggcaaaaatcAAAATGCCGTGGATTCCTACggcaaagagagaagggagtagcgtttttcgcttcacttacattgcgcgcccataagataggtcgtatcagctgacacgGGCCACGGGTCTACGTTTTTGGCTGTTTGCGCTATTAGAGTGACCCAAAAACAACTCGAGTTAGAGTGTTGCTTAGTAGAGCAGGAGTAAGAAGTTGTAAACTCGAATAACGAGTAATAAAGCGTTCAGTTGTTTGAATTAGAGATAAAGAATCCAGtaaatttggaattttatttagCAATGCAGTGATCGAACTCAAGGTAAAGTTTCAAAGTAGATAATACATCGAGTAATCCTTTACAATCAGCGTCAAAAGAAAGTGAAGTTTTATTTCAGTATTTGATAAGTGATATATTGCAGCAATTTATATTCCTTTTAAATGGTATTTAATAGTCTTCAAGTTTATGGAAAAGAAAAACAGAAttcttacaacaacaaaagttaagAACAGAAGACTTAAAAGAAAAGAACAATAAGTGatggaaacatattttattacttgTGTGCTAATTAGAGCTTGTAAACGACGCGGCATTGAATTGAGATTTCCTGTTACTTCCGGTAAAATTTTTCGCCTTTCTTCTACAATAACTTCTTTGAGCATGTCCTTCCTGCTGATCGTTCTTTTTCTAGTTTGGTCGTGATCCAATATATGCGCGATGGGATTGAGGTCCAGTGAATATGAGGTGATCCAATTGCATGGATATGTGATAAAGCATCCATTCTTTAACAATTTTCGGAGTGTGTTTAGGATCATTGTCCTGTTGTTGAAGAAAATACcattatacaaatacaaattgtaaCATTATATCACTaagtaaaaacttaaataaaacaagtaatgGAATAAACAAGTGTTGTACACTTTCTTTTGACTCAGATTGTATTTACTCAAGCTATGCAAATCTGTCATACTTCATTATGGTGGAAAACAACACACTCTTCAACTCGCCCACTTCCGTTCGCAATATCATCTGCATTCGCAACAACGTCCCAATACACGTATTTGAGTTTCCTATCTGCCCAACCGCAACCGTTGGCGTTTTGCGCGAGTGTTACGCGTTGACCGAATATAACGGCTCGTATCTGCAGTCGGTTTGCCGAAAAGCCGACACTAGTCAAATCGCCCTCTACCTTGCACTGACCCATGTGCACTCTCCTCGGAGAGCTATTAATTTTATGGGCATATAAGCTGCAATATATTGGCATGTGTTATGTgtttatatgaatgtacatacatatgtatgtatgtgtatcagTTCGTCATATGCCGCGTTGAAACAGTGTCTGGCTTCACGATTCATTTCGCCGTTCGTCAGGCGGTTGTGTGCTGCTACTTCATCATCGTTATCACCATCACCATCATCACGTTGCTAGTCAGTAATATACAATGTGcgattacaataaaaacaacacccATCGGATCCTACTTTCATCCAGTGACAGGCTGACCGGTCACTCCATTCTACTTCATCATGCCCCACAACTATAGCATTTTTGCTTCGTTTCGCTCTTAATGGCTGGTTGGCTTCTGCTGCGAGCGCTATTTTAATATTGCGTGTGTGCATttcaatgcatacatacattcatatgccATGGTCGTGTGTAATACGCTTTCGCTATAAACCCCCCCACAGGTTTATCAGTAGCGCGCCTGGCTGCTGTCGAGAATGCCAGCTGTAACATATGTGTGCAAAAAGGGAATGTTTGAGtcgaaaaaaatacataataaccataaaaaatataaaaatagaaacaaactGAATTGCGTTTTGCGATTTTATGCGCCCCGTTTTCTGCTCAACAGCAAAACTCAACGCATTTTTACTGCCATCCATTTGGCAACGTTGCGGCCAGAACGATACTAGCCACCACCAGTCTCAGCTATAGCAGCCATAGTCAGGAGCAACATTTCTGTGCGGTTAGGCTTCAGTGATTGCGTCTCAACCCTTGCTTCCATTGCTTCCCTCGGCCTACGCAGCCTTAGCTTAGATCACCCTGCTCGGGACAACGAGGCCATTTGTGTTGCTGTGATTATTGGTGTGCCGTCGTCAACCGTAATTTGCACGCCGTGACTGCGGCAGCCGTTCCCCACATTCTGCTTATCCGTCTGCCTGTTCGTCATGTGCCCATGCGGTCATGTGTTGTTCCCCTCCTCCATTTTTGTCTGCGAAAAGCTTTTCGCGTTTCTGTTTTCCTTTTTCACTACGCTTTTGCTTGCCGCTCTTTCATACCTCATCCAAACCCCCTCGCGCATGCACATTGCACACTCGAACTTCCTTCGCCTGACTGCTTGCGCTGGCGAAAATACGTGCCGTGTTGCCGCTCTGTTGCTTTGAGATGGCTTTGCCAACAAGCTTGGCCAGCCGTCGCTGCCACAGCAGTTTTAATGCTGGTTATTGTTCATTCGCttcttgttgttggtgtttctGCTGTTGCGCGTTGCCAAGCGTTATTTACCATCGTCATTGTCATCATCAACGCCGCCACCATAGCGAACGCCGCTCAAGCAGCCGCCACTGCTCTCCTGCTTGCGTGCTAGCCAGCCAGTCATTAAATATATGGCATttgtacacacatgcatacagacATTCGCACATAGATGTGCATACATCGCCATTCCTATTTACATTCAGTCGCTTATTGGCAAATAAGAATAATGTGCCATTGAAGTCGTCGTTTGCTTGCGCTGCCAATGAACC from Bactrocera tryoni isolate S06 chromosome 5, CSIRO_BtryS06_freeze2, whole genome shotgun sequence includes these protein-coding regions:
- the LOC120778633 gene encoding uncharacterized protein LOC120778633; translation: MPIYCSLYAHKINSSPRRVHMGQCKVEGDLTSVGFSANRLQIRAVIFGQRVTLAQNANGCGWADRKLKYVYWDVVANADDIANGSGRVEECVVFHHNEDNDPKHTPKIVKEWMLYHISMQLDHLIFTGPQSHRAYIGSRPN